From Cytophagales bacterium, the proteins below share one genomic window:
- a CDS encoding recombinase family protein — MKHLKEFDKFIHKKSDEIDLNKNVWLYTRVSSKDQYVNQSLENQKKYGIEYCVKNEYILSKTFGETYESARGDFTRREFKSLIESVKRSRRRPFAILLYKMSRFSRTGGHAISLATELIEVLGVHLIEVSSGKSTLTERGKLEIYERLLKAREENIERLEMTVPGMTSFVENGNWLGRVPRGYDHFGPRVKDTTKISGEQKIVINGEGKILKEAWKKKALGSKDSEILIFLREKGVNFTKQALSRMWRKPFYCGIIVHNMLGEKVVKGNHQTLVSQKDFLKINRDLERNKKGYDSSNDEENLPLNNFVRSLDCGTSYSGYCVRKKGLYYYKNNRTGSRENIRAEKLHESFVDLLMEIELDKAIDADLLALAIRDKIQDIYKVDVESQELVKKRVLEIDSRLTSLKRKYMVLDLISKEDYDLFKAELDQEKAQLLKDSENSISEFSNLQEIISKGVRISQNMSILWLKSGFQLKKALQNVIFPEGILFDFKNKVSRTQRVNEIFQLNYSISMSYCKKPKRTSLKFETCPVIVAGGGLESHRRPGSDLRAHNLTSFDNLNFWDGCEYRLKQQKKANFSS, encoded by the coding sequence ATGAAGCACCTGAAAGAGTTTGATAAATTCATACATAAGAAGTCGGATGAGATTGACTTAAATAAGAATGTATGGCTTTATACAAGAGTATCTTCCAAAGATCAATATGTGAACCAGAGTCTTGAAAATCAGAAAAAGTATGGCATTGAATATTGCGTAAAGAATGAATATATCTTATCAAAGACTTTTGGGGAGACTTATGAGAGTGCACGAGGAGACTTCACCAGGCGAGAGTTCAAAAGTCTAATAGAGAGCGTCAAAAGGTCAAGGAGGCGGCCATTTGCCATACTCCTGTATAAGATGAGTAGATTTTCCAGAACAGGTGGGCATGCTATCTCATTAGCAACAGAGCTTATTGAAGTATTAGGGGTCCACCTTATTGAAGTTTCTAGTGGAAAGAGTACTTTGACCGAACGGGGAAAGCTTGAAATATATGAACGGCTTCTAAAAGCTCGTGAGGAGAATATTGAGAGGTTAGAAATGACCGTACCAGGAATGACTAGCTTCGTTGAAAATGGTAATTGGCTTGGACGAGTACCACGTGGATATGATCACTTTGGCCCAAGAGTGAAGGATACTACTAAAATTAGTGGTGAGCAGAAAATTGTCATAAATGGAGAAGGGAAAATACTAAAGGAAGCTTGGAAGAAGAAGGCGCTTGGATCGAAAGATTCCGAAATACTCATATTTCTTAGAGAGAAGGGAGTCAATTTCACCAAACAAGCTCTAAGTAGAATGTGGCGAAAACCATTTTATTGCGGAATCATTGTCCATAACATGCTTGGTGAGAAAGTTGTGAAAGGGAATCATCAGACTTTAGTCTCGCAAAAAGATTTTCTTAAAATTAACCGAGATTTAGAGCGGAATAAAAAGGGGTATGACAGTTCCAATGATGAAGAAAATCTTCCACTTAACAATTTCGTTCGAAGCCTCGATTGTGGAACTTCCTACTCAGGCTATTGTGTGAGGAAAAAAGGGTTATACTATTACAAGAATAATAGAACGGGTAGCAGAGAGAATATTAGAGCAGAAAAGCTTCATGAAAGCTTTGTTGACCTTCTAATGGAAATTGAGCTAGACAAGGCCATTGATGCCGATCTTCTTGCCCTTGCCATCAGAGATAAAATTCAAGACATCTATAAGGTAGATGTGGAATCACAGGAGTTGGTTAAAAAGAGAGTTCTTGAAATAGATTCCAGGCTAACCAGCTTAAAGAGAAAATACATGGTTCTTGATCTAATTAGCAAAGAGGACTATGATTTGTTTAAGGCTGAATTGGACCAAGAAAAGGCTCAATTATTGAAGGATTCTGAAAATTCAATTTCAGAGTTCTCGAACCTACAAGAAATCATTAGTAAGGGTGTAAGAATATCCCAAAATATGTCGATTCTGTGGCTTAAAAGCGGTTTTCAACTTAAAAAGGCATTGCAAAACGTGATCTTCCCTGAAGGAATACTGTTCGACTTTAAAAACAAGGTTTCTCGAACCCAAAGAGTCAATGAAATTTTTCAATTAAACTATTCAATATCAATGAGTTACTGTAAAAAACCAAAAAGGACAAGCCTCAAATTTGAAACTTGTCCTGTGATAGTAGCGGGAGGAGGACTCGAATCGCACCGGCGACCCGGCTCCGACCTTCGGGCTCATAACCTGACGAGCTTTGATAATCTGAATTTTTGGGATGGTTGCGAATACAGACTTAAACAACAAAAAAAGGCCAACTTTTCAAGTTAG
- a CDS encoding FG-GAP-like repeat-containing protein, whose product MRKILSSLLTFTFFFLNAQDTLYQKHKVSVPGSGSQFARHFYTGDFNGDGLTDLIIGERLQGPNNNGYVHFYHGTTTGFIWEDDIRFSEEESSYGQSVAAGDINNYGYDDIIVGAPRSDNGSPDNNKDYGALFIYLGSSSGIDDFKPHFRKNGHQDVQFLGVSSIFVENLNGDGYGDFVTTAPREDIIFNETGAIDIWFGSATGYSGTNTKIAGSIGGDWQGLWLANAGDINSDGFDDIISGGIKSVKVFLGGSGLIGTSTFHEISNIHSSGNAQVMGSGDVNGDGFDDISYQDPSNRLHVLYGDSSSLNSSPNWSLQDVPNSEYPWNGISSLLGKIGDWNRDGFDDLLVGNLDKYAYVINGGPNGLENEISLVLSNTNNHNFSQVSHQIGDNDDNGEFEIAIAATNHNSLYTFEFPEQRIILSDWQNEGNQGGGEMGFYISGAGDVNGDNIDDFLIGSHLYDESYTNNGRVSFFLGSDSGPLPLPTWVNEFDQTDSPDKDSF is encoded by the coding sequence ATGAGAAAAATACTCTCCTCTTTACTGACTTTCACGTTCTTTTTTTTAAATGCCCAAGACACCCTATATCAAAAGCATAAAGTATCTGTTCCAGGTAGTGGGAGCCAATTCGCCCGACACTTTTACACAGGTGATTTTAATGGAGATGGTCTTACTGATCTTATAATTGGAGAACGCCTACAGGGTCCAAATAATAACGGATATGTACATTTTTATCATGGAACCACAACTGGATTTATATGGGAAGATGACATCCGTTTTAGCGAAGAAGAATCGTCCTACGGACAGTCGGTTGCTGCAGGAGATATAAATAATTATGGATACGATGATATCATAGTCGGTGCCCCTCGTAGCGACAATGGTTCACCGGATAATAACAAAGATTATGGCGCACTTTTTATCTATCTAGGATCCAGTTCTGGAATTGATGATTTCAAACCTCATTTTAGAAAAAATGGGCATCAAGATGTACAGTTTTTAGGTGTGTCATCAATTTTTGTAGAAAATTTAAATGGAGACGGTTACGGAGATTTTGTTACAACTGCTCCCAGAGAAGATATAATTTTCAACGAAACGGGCGCTATTGATATTTGGTTTGGATCTGCGACTGGATACAGTGGAACTAACACAAAAATAGCAGGATCAATTGGCGGAGATTGGCAAGGGCTATGGCTTGCTAACGCTGGTGATATAAATAGTGATGGATTTGACGATATAATTTCTGGTGGCATAAAAAGCGTCAAAGTCTTCTTAGGGGGCTCAGGCTTAATCGGCACAAGTACATTTCATGAAATCTCAAATATTCATAGTAGTGGAAACGCTCAAGTTATGGGTTCAGGTGATGTGAACGGAGACGGTTTTGACGATATATCTTATCAAGATCCTAGCAATCGTTTACATGTTCTATATGGAGATTCCAGTAGTCTAAATTCTTCACCGAATTGGAGCCTTCAAGATGTACCAAATTCAGAATATCCGTGGAATGGAATTTCCTCACTGCTAGGTAAAATTGGAGATTGGAATCGTGATGGATTTGATGATTTATTGGTTGGTAACTTAGATAAGTACGCTTATGTTATCAATGGCGGCCCAAATGGGCTTGAAAATGAGATAAGTCTAGTACTGTCTAACACGAATAATCATAATTTTAGTCAGGTCTCTCATCAAATTGGTGATAATGATGATAACGGAGAATTCGAGATCGCCATTGCTGCTACAAACCATAACTCTCTGTACACTTTTGAATTCCCAGAACAGAGGATCATTTTATCAGATTGGCAGAATGAAGGAAATCAAGGCGGTGGAGAAATGGGATTTTACATTTCTGGAGCGGGTGATGTAAATGGAGATAATATCGACGACTTTCTAATAGGTTCACATTTATATGATGAGTCATATACCAATAATGGTAGAGTAAGCTTTTTTTTAGGATCAGATTCAGGCCCATTACCACTTCCTACATGGGTAAATGAGTTTGATCAGACTGATTCACCTGATAAAGATTCTTTTTAG
- the lepB gene encoding signal peptidase I → MKKSFLFTLTISSLVLLTGLWWLSLMILITYLFLRLGYPKIVTILKGHFIILSILKIIAVVLLAIWIRVFIMEFYVVPSHSMADTILPGDKLLLNKLTYGPKLPRSPFEIPWVDLLYYYSSNKRNDNNRRYWWNYHRLSGYSQYSRGDIMIFTHPYDNTEYIKRCLAIPGDTLRIFEGQVFLNGRFIEDLSTVKRNYTVLYDKSQLGKDIFQSSQGVFFGNNEREGRINAILTKSDAEKLVELEGIDSVRLNFIPIDTIPRTYPWGDENPEIVWSEDFFGPLIIPKKSWTVSLNIYNFQLYQQVINHHEGLKEELSWKSGECYLGDEVVKYYTFKKDYYFVMGDHRNGSFDSRYWGPLPEENIEGKAVLILFSNEDGGKSAFRWNRILKTLK, encoded by the coding sequence TTGAAAAAATCATTTCTCTTTACACTTACTATCTCTTCTTTAGTCTTATTGACTGGTTTGTGGTGGTTGTCCTTGATGATTCTTATAACATACCTATTTCTGCGTCTAGGTTATCCAAAAATTGTAACAATCCTTAAAGGACATTTTATCATTTTGAGCATATTGAAAATCATTGCAGTAGTACTACTTGCAATTTGGATTAGGGTGTTTATAATGGAGTTTTACGTGGTTCCCAGTCATTCTATGGCAGATACTATTCTCCCTGGAGACAAACTATTATTAAATAAATTGACTTACGGACCTAAATTGCCTCGTTCACCGTTCGAAATTCCCTGGGTCGATCTTTTATATTATTATTCGTCCAATAAGCGTAATGACAATAATCGACGTTATTGGTGGAATTATCATAGATTGTCTGGGTACAGTCAATATAGTCGTGGCGACATAATGATTTTTACTCACCCCTACGACAATACTGAATATATTAAAAGGTGTCTAGCAATCCCAGGAGATACGCTTCGGATTTTTGAAGGCCAAGTCTTTTTGAATGGTAGATTTATTGAAGACTTATCGACTGTGAAGAGGAACTATACAGTTCTATACGATAAATCGCAACTAGGGAAAGACATATTTCAAAGTTCACAAGGTGTTTTTTTTGGAAATAATGAGCGAGAAGGTAGGATAAATGCCATACTTACAAAATCTGATGCTGAAAAACTAGTTGAATTAGAGGGTATCGATTCTGTTCGATTAAATTTTATTCCGATAGATACTATTCCTCGAACATACCCATGGGGTGATGAAAATCCTGAGATAGTATGGTCAGAAGATTTCTTTGGACCATTGATTATCCCCAAAAAATCTTGGACTGTCTCTTTGAATATCTATAATTTCCAATTGTATCAACAAGTCATAAATCATCATGAGGGGTTGAAAGAAGAGTTGAGCTGGAAAAGTGGTGAGTGCTACTTGGGCGATGAAGTTGTCAAATATTATACTTTCAAGAAAGACTATTATTTCGTTATGGGTGATCACCGAAATGGGTCTTTTGATTCTAGATATTGGGGTCCCCTTCCTGAGGAGAATATTGAAGGCAAAGCTGTATTAATTTTATTTTCTAATGAGGATGGCGGTAAGTCAGCCTTTCGGTGGAATAGAATTCTCAAAACATTGAAGTAA
- a CDS encoding O-antigen ligase family protein yields MPELKYGVRNGKLFYFLFATILVLAINVMLNLRLSHKKLFKLNRTDILITAFFSFLVLRQAFESIPEISSPDFLQWVLMAAVYGLIRSSFSPGSMINTNTIIIVILFSGIYQCINGLGELYGYKESYHPVFAVTGSFFNPGPFAGFLATIFPVALIVIKKLNGKQFIQVGIRYLGIITLLLILIIIPSTQSRASWLAIVISTFLSYTLIYRVPTIFNFYFRTKTKRILSTIIVIILTGAISFGLFQWKKDSAMGRILTWEVSLKLIANNPLIGVGFGQYNAAFGSEQANLFRFEADNWQKAQVAGKGEYAFNEWLAIGVEQGVLGLFLFTGILVSALFAFRNFRTYTPRDILSIAALSGLVSIVVFSLFSYPFSVTPILFYYFVYIGIISSQDNTTIISFEITRGIRSVGSIILLIFLLAALFQTHTYYHAYRGWKRASELKLYGNYESSIVLFDKHFDVLKENGEFLFEYGQSLTLANDYREGIRILKLASLHASDPYLYNSLGNCYQELKEYDNARAAYEHAFYLVPHKFYPRYLLAKLYEEMGEQKKAVETAKLLLKMREKIPSLAIDEMKIEMEELINKYKSE; encoded by the coding sequence ATGCCTGAACTGAAGTACGGAGTTAGAAATGGGAAGCTGTTCTATTTCCTTTTTGCCACTATCCTCGTACTGGCCATCAATGTAATGCTTAATCTGAGATTGTCGCATAAAAAGTTGTTCAAACTTAATCGTACGGACATTCTTATAACCGCTTTTTTTTCTTTTTTGGTTCTAAGACAAGCTTTTGAATCTATTCCTGAGATTAGCTCTCCAGATTTCTTGCAATGGGTACTTATGGCTGCTGTTTATGGATTGATTAGATCATCTTTTTCGCCTGGAAGTATGATCAACACAAATACCATAATAATAGTTATATTATTTTCTGGTATTTATCAATGCATAAATGGATTGGGAGAATTATATGGATATAAAGAAAGTTATCATCCAGTATTTGCGGTTACTGGATCCTTTTTCAATCCAGGTCCCTTTGCCGGATTTTTGGCTACAATATTTCCAGTTGCTTTAATTGTTATCAAAAAACTAAACGGTAAACAATTCATTCAAGTTGGAATACGCTACTTGGGAATAATAACACTACTCCTCATTTTGATTATAATCCCTTCAACTCAAAGCAGAGCCTCCTGGCTCGCGATAGTAATAAGTACGTTCTTGAGTTATACATTGATCTACAGAGTTCCAACAATATTTAATTTTTATTTTCGCACCAAAACCAAAAGAATACTTAGTACCATAATAGTCATAATATTGACCGGTGCAATAAGTTTTGGGTTGTTTCAGTGGAAAAAGGATTCTGCAATGGGTCGTATTCTTACTTGGGAAGTTAGTTTAAAGTTAATTGCGAACAATCCATTAATTGGAGTTGGATTTGGTCAGTACAACGCGGCATTTGGTAGTGAACAGGCCAATTTATTTCGTTTCGAAGCGGATAACTGGCAAAAAGCTCAGGTGGCTGGTAAAGGCGAATATGCTTTTAACGAATGGTTAGCAATTGGAGTCGAACAAGGGGTTTTAGGCTTATTTTTATTTACCGGGATATTAGTATCAGCTTTGTTTGCATTCAGAAATTTTCGAACCTACACTCCACGAGATATTCTTTCAATTGCGGCATTATCGGGACTAGTCTCTATCGTGGTATTCTCATTGTTTTCATACCCTTTCTCCGTAACTCCTATTTTATTTTATTATTTTGTTTATATTGGAATAATATCAAGCCAAGATAACACTACAATAATCTCTTTTGAAATCACTCGGGGAATTAGATCAGTAGGGTCAATTATTTTACTAATTTTTCTTTTAGCAGCGCTATTTCAGACTCACACGTATTATCATGCTTATAGAGGTTGGAAAAGGGCTTCGGAGCTTAAGCTATACGGTAATTATGAGAGTAGTATAGTACTTTTTGATAAGCACTTTGATGTTTTGAAGGAAAATGGTGAGTTCTTGTTTGAGTATGGACAATCTTTAACCTTAGCTAATGACTATCGTGAAGGAATTCGAATATTGAAACTAGCATCTTTGCATGCTTCAGATCCATATTTGTATAATTCTTTAGGCAACTGTTATCAAGAATTGAAGGAATACGACAATGCAAGGGCTGCCTATGAGCATGCATTTTACCTTGTTCCTCACAAGTTCTATCCGAGATATCTTTTAGCTAAACTCTATGAGGAAATGGGTGAACAAAAGAAAGCGGTAGAAACTGCGAAATTACTTTTAAAAATGAGAGAAAAGATTCCTTCATTAGCCATTGATGAGATGAAAATTGAAATGGAGGAATTAATTAATAAATATAAGTCAGAATAA
- a CDS encoding BF3164 family lipoprotein, translated as MTKDSLFILFFLISCIFILEACQDANIETAETAEEFLEAFEQEINLESEIFIDDTVSLLRPFYFRLLENYFVFIDQNDAHHGSIYDPKSKEIICRILQNGKGPNEYVNPKIHVLEDKLVVIDEANIPKLHYFSKEGLLSCKNEPDTTILLKRPKSDDQISNFFTLDREKIIATGSFSQGRYHYFNESGNFENSFGEYPYVQSQVEYDNRHLGFIFEGRESLQFSSKLSKLASISRSTLSLFDYNSTTKIFEQSLMLNWHTPIIKEATYKDGKPYVIRIGNGAIVGAGNLAANDDFLFFPFCKDEFREMSRQGIRDFYNYILVMNWEGEPVARLKLDKRIQFPLEIDESGRHLYSTHVDLEKGFTQILEFDIGFLSDEKL; from the coding sequence ATGACTAAAGACTCTCTCTTCATATTATTTTTTTTGATTTCATGCATCTTTATTCTTGAAGCTTGCCAAGATGCAAATATCGAAACGGCCGAAACCGCAGAGGAATTTTTGGAAGCATTTGAACAAGAAATTAATCTTGAAAGTGAAATATTCATTGACGACACTGTTAGTCTACTTCGACCTTTTTACTTTAGGTTATTAGAGAATTATTTCGTGTTCATCGATCAAAATGATGCACATCATGGCTCAATTTATGACCCCAAGTCGAAAGAAATTATATGCCGAATTTTACAAAATGGAAAAGGTCCGAATGAGTACGTGAATCCAAAAATTCATGTTTTGGAGGATAAGCTTGTTGTAATAGATGAAGCGAACATACCAAAACTGCATTATTTCTCAAAAGAAGGTCTATTATCCTGTAAAAACGAACCAGATACTACTATTTTACTGAAAAGGCCTAAATCTGATGACCAAATTTCGAATTTTTTCACTTTGGATCGAGAGAAAATAATAGCTACTGGCAGCTTTAGTCAAGGCCGGTATCATTACTTCAACGAAAGCGGAAATTTTGAAAATTCGTTTGGTGAATACCCTTATGTTCAATCTCAAGTAGAATATGACAACCGTCACTTAGGTTTTATATTTGAGGGTCGTGAATCTCTTCAATTCAGCAGTAAACTATCTAAACTAGCTTCAATCTCACGCTCTACCCTATCGCTATTTGATTACAACTCTACGACAAAAATATTCGAACAAAGTTTAATGCTGAACTGGCACACACCTATAATTAAAGAAGCAACGTATAAGGACGGAAAACCTTATGTGATCAGAATAGGCAATGGAGCGATTGTAGGGGCAGGTAATTTGGCTGCAAATGATGACTTCTTATTTTTCCCATTTTGTAAAGACGAATTTCGCGAAATGTCGCGTCAAGGAATAAGGGACTTCTACAATTACATTTTAGTGATGAATTGGGAAGGAGAACCTGTTGCTAGACTGAAACTGGATAAACGAATTCAGTTTCCTTTAGAGATAGATGAATCCGGGAGACACTTGTATTCTACGCATGTAGATTTGGAAAAAGGTTTCACACAAATTCTTGAATTTGATATCGGTTTCTTATCTGATGAGAAATTATGA
- a CDS encoding efflux RND transporter periplasmic adaptor subunit yields the protein MKKKLLFLLAMTNILLSCNGPVLNQETKVMKRNYLAYLPEVKVDTLVRRNFYREVISNGFLEASRKSLIKPTIDGQLKKLNVHNGLHVKQGSTIAILEDEEILLKLKKNQLALAQASIELEDQLVNYGVPLIDTIDMDPHLLRNFKVKSGYSDALVNVEESYHELRKTRITAPFSGKIANLSTKRYDQLRAGEDLCLLIDDSKFEVVFSVTEAELALLEIGMKIQVKPFAVNGRYYGTLSEINPIVDNNGLIKVKATIDDRNELLMQGLHVTVLVQHQVPDQLVIPKDALVLREGRKVVFTLREDSIAYWNYVETGFENVKQHTIKSGLSEGELVIVAGSLNLAHESKVKNISND from the coding sequence ATGAAAAAGAAACTGTTATTCTTATTGGCAATGACTAATATCTTACTTTCCTGTAATGGGCCTGTACTTAATCAGGAAACTAAAGTCATGAAACGTAACTATCTGGCCTATTTGCCAGAAGTTAAAGTTGATACTTTAGTGAGAAGGAATTTTTACCGGGAAGTAATAAGTAATGGATTTCTTGAAGCATCTCGAAAGTCGCTTATCAAACCCACAATAGATGGTCAATTGAAGAAGCTAAATGTACATAATGGTCTACATGTGAAACAGGGAAGTACAATTGCTATTCTGGAAGATGAAGAGATTCTTCTAAAGCTCAAAAAGAATCAACTGGCATTGGCACAAGCTTCTATCGAACTCGAAGATCAATTAGTTAATTACGGAGTCCCCTTGATCGATACAATTGATATGGATCCACACCTACTTAGAAATTTCAAAGTGAAAAGTGGTTACAGTGATGCATTGGTCAATGTTGAAGAATCATACCATGAACTCAGGAAGACTCGTATAACTGCACCATTTTCAGGAAAAATTGCGAATCTATCAACTAAACGTTACGATCAATTACGTGCGGGTGAAGATTTATGCCTGTTAATAGATGATAGTAAATTTGAAGTTGTCTTTTCAGTTACAGAGGCTGAGTTGGCCCTTCTGGAAATAGGGATGAAGATTCAGGTGAAACCTTTTGCAGTAAACGGAAGATATTATGGCACACTTTCTGAGATCAATCCTATAGTTGATAATAATGGTTTGATTAAAGTAAAGGCCACCATCGATGACCGAAATGAACTACTAATGCAAGGTTTACATGTCACTGTGTTAGTTCAGCATCAAGTACCAGATCAGCTAGTTATTCCCAAAGATGCACTAGTCCTGCGTGAGGGACGTAAAGTAGTTTTTACGCTGAGAGAAGATAGTATTGCTTACTGGAATTATGTTGAAACAGGCTTCGAAAATGTAAAGCAGCATACGATTAAAAGTGGACTCTCAGAGGGAGAATTGGTGATTGTTGCAGGTAGCCTGAATTTAGCTCACGAATCGAAAGTGAAAAATATTTCAAATGACTAA